One Triticum dicoccoides isolate Atlit2015 ecotype Zavitan chromosome 4B, WEW_v2.0, whole genome shotgun sequence genomic window carries:
- the LOC119293483 gene encoding probable protein S-acyltransferase 7, whose product MCSKGRVASISSFDQSCTWQKFLCGGRCIFGPDANSIFLSVSLIMTPLALFVAFVSFRLAELMGKPLGPFVPRTAMAVGAFDLIVLVLTSGRDPGIIPRNTKPPDPEDLQLDGLASPMAGAPSSGTLPPTRDVYVNGMVVKVKYCHTCMLYRPPRCSHCSVCNNCVERFDHHCPWVGQCIGKRNYRFFFMFISSTTFLCLYVFVFCWVNLVLITRKYGCSLGGAIVESPVSGFLIFYTFITSWFVGGLTAFHTYLASTNQTTYENFRYRYEGKSNPYDRGAARNLVEIFLSPIPASKNDFRQMVVVDPETLLYGPPSMAYSYSFGMLSSSKKSFNTQASLSFDMGKPSFDLGAGYSVKRTSIGSSNFGDIYNPTGDGVDAAAHQQPRHNIFAGGRFQGSKKVAEDSESVVTDVPTAGYTTAG is encoded by the exons ATGTGTTCCAAAGGGAGGGTGGCCTCCATTAGTTCATTCGATCAATCTTGTACCTGGCAGAAATTTCTTTGTGGCGGGCGGTGCATCTTCGGCCCTGACGCCAACTCCATCTTTCTATCTGTGTCTCTCATCATGACGCCGCTCGCGCTCTTCGTGGCCTTCGTCTCGTTCCGCCTCGCCGAGCTCATGGGGAAGCCGCTCGGCCCCTTCGTTCCAAGGACAGCCATGGCCGTCGGCGCATTC GATCTTATAGTGTTGGTGCTCACGTCAGGGCGAGATCCCGGGATCATCCCGCGGAACACGAAGCCGCCGGATCCCGAAGACCTCCAGTTGGACGGCTTGGCGTCCCCAATGGCCGGAGCGCCATCGTCGGGGACACTTCCGCCGACGCGTGACGTGTACGTgaacggcatggtggtgaaggtGAAGTACTGCCACACGTGCATGCTGTACAGGCCGCCGCGCTGCTCTCACTGCTCTGTCTGCAACAATTGCGTGGAGCGCTTCGACCACCACTGCCCCTGGGTCGGCCAGTGCATCGGCAAG AGAAATTACAGGTTCTTCTTCATGTTCATCTCGTCGACGACGTTCCTTTGCCTCTACGTGTTCGTGTTCTGCTGGGTGAACCTGGTCCTCATCACGCGGAAGTACGGGTGCAGCCTGGGCGGCGCCATCGTGGAGTCGCCGGTTTCGGGATTCCTCATCTTCTACACCTTCATCACGTCCTGGTTCGTGGGCGGGCTCACGGCGTTCCACACCTACCTCGCCAGCACCAACCAGACCACCTACGAGAACTTCCGGTACCGGTACGAGGGAAAGTCCAACCCGTACGACCGCGGCGCGGCGCGGAACCTCGTCGAGATCTTCCTGTCGCCGATCCCGGCGAGCAAGAATGACTTCCGGCAGATGGTCGTCGTCGACCCCGAAACGCTCTTGTACGGCCCGCCCTCGATGGCCTACTCCTACTCCTTCGGCATGCTGTCGTCgtccaagaagagcttcaacacccAAGCCAGCCTCAGCTTCGACATGGGCAAGCCGAGCTTTGACCTCGGAGCTGGATACAGCGTCAAGCGCACCAGCATCGGCTCCTCCAACTTCGGCGACATATACAATCCTACCGGTGATGGCGTGGATGCCGCGGCGCACCAGCAGCCGCGGCACAACATCTTCGCTGGCGGGAGGTTTCAGGGAAGCAAGAAGGTGGCGGAAGACTCGGAGTCGGTCGTGACCGACGTCCCCACGGCGGGCTACACCACTGCCGGCTGA